In one Lycium barbarum isolate Lr01 chromosome 7, ASM1917538v2, whole genome shotgun sequence genomic region, the following are encoded:
- the LOC132603198 gene encoding NAC domain-containing protein 30-like, with the protein MILVAFFVTAKVPGYEEQDEWYYFGRNNRKYATGTKIDRTTQAGYWKVSGSDKAVFSKNGEIIGTKRSLVFYKGRAPKGTRTNWTTYEYRLLTSQHGPPDQTQEYQEWVVCKGFIKQSPNNKSCLESMNNDLCIKAITSNPSSTMHHNDPSNPIFNQTSNFNQFTFNPSHHQDGLISSQIGDELPQPRDIPNTISTMLGTKEDQKKYVQNSIANKMSANNEEEKSSQFMLEPATSSYSFPNFPLAITSTSDDDMMSQLLEDYPTMYI; encoded by the exons ATGATCTTAGTAGCCTTTTTTGTTACAGCTAAAGTACCGGGATATGAAGAACAAGACGAGTGGTATTATTTCGGGCGTAACAACAGGAAATATGCGACAGGAACAAAAATAGATAGAACCACACAAGCTGGATACTGGAAGGTATCAGGATCAGATAAGGCAGTGTTTTCAAAGAATGGGGAGATAATTGGTACAAAGAGGAGCCTTGTTTTCTATAAAGGACGAGCTCCTAAAGGAACCAGAACTAATTGGACTACTTATGAATATCGTCTCCTAACCTCCCAACATGGACCTCCTGATCAGACTCAG GAATATCAAGAATGGGTTGTATGCAAGGGATTCATCAAGCAAAGTCCAAACAATAAGTCATGTTTAGAATCGATGAATAATGATTTGTGTATTAAAGCAATTACGAGCAACCCAAGTTCAACAATGCATCATAATGATCCTTCCAATCCAATATTTAACCAAACATCAAATTTCAATCAATTCACCTTTAATCCCTCTCATCATCAAGATGGTCTCATCTCTAGCCAAATTGGCGATGAACTCCCACAACCTCGTGATATTCCCAATACCATTTCAACAATGTTGGGTACAAAAGAAGATCAAAAAAAATATGTGCAAAACTCTATAGCCAACAAGATGAGTGCTAACAATGAAGAAGAGAAGAGTAGCCAATTCATGCTTGAGCCTGCAACATCTTCTTATTCGTTCCCTAATTTTCCATTAGCCATCACTAGTACTTCTGACGATGATATGATGAGCCAATTGCTTGAAGACTACCCAACTATGTACATCTAG